In Sphaeramia orbicularis chromosome 12, fSphaOr1.1, whole genome shotgun sequence, the following proteins share a genomic window:
- the hspa5 gene encoding endoplasmic reticulum chaperone BiP has product MKFLLVVLLVVGTVFADDDDRKENMGTVVGIDLGTTYSCVGVFKNGRVEIIANDQGNRITPSYVAFTSEGERLIGDAAKNQLTSNPENTVFDAKRLIGRTWGDSSVQQDIKYLPFKVTEKKSKPHIQVDIGGGTLKTFAPEEISAMVLTKMKETAEAYLGKKVTNAVVTVPAYFNDAQRQATKDAGTIAGLNVLRIINEPTAAAIAYGLDKKDGEKNILVFDLGGGTFDVSLLTIDNGVFEVVATNGDTHLGGEDFDQRVMEHFIKLYKKKTGKDVRKDNRAVQKLRREVEKAKRALSAQHQARIEIESFFEGEDFSETLTRAKFEELNMDLFRSTMKPVQKVLEDADLKKSDIDEIVLVGGSTRIPKIQQLVKEFFNGKEPSRGINPDEAVAYGAAVQAGVLSGEEDTGDVVLLDVCPLTLGIETVGGVMTKLIPRNTVVPTKKSQIFSTASDNQPTVTIKVYEGERPLTKDNHLLGTFDLTGIPPAPRGVPQIEVTFEIDVNGILRVTAEDKGTGNKNKITITNDQNRLTPEDIERMVNDAERFADEDKKLKERIDARNELESYAYSLKNQISDKEKLGGKLSDDDKEAIEKAVEEKIEWMESHQDADLEDFQAKKKELEEVVQPIISKLYGSAGGAPPEGGDSEQDEKDEL; this is encoded by the exons ATGAAGTTTTTGTTGGTTGTACTGCTGGTGGTCGGCACCGTGTTTGCCGATGACGACGATAGGAAGGAGAATATGGGAACTGTGGTTGGAATCGACTTGGGGACCACCTACTCATG TGTTGGTGTGTTCAAGAATGGCCGTGTGGAGATCATCGCTAATGACCAGGGAAACCGCATCACCCCATCATATGTGGCCTTCACCAGTGAGGGTGAGCGTCTGATTGGTGATGCTGCCAAGAACCAGCTGACCTCTAACCCTGAAAACACAGTGTTTGATGCCAAACGACTGATTGGTCGTACATGGGGTGATTCGTCTGTGCAGCAGGACATCAAGTACCTGCCCTTCAAG GTAACTGAGAAGAAGAGCAAGCCCCATATCCAGGTAGACATTGGTGGTGGTACCCTCAAGACCTTTGCTCCTGAGGAGATTTCTGCTATGGTGCTGACTAAGATGAAGGAGACTGCTGAGGCTTACTTAGGAAAGAAG gTCACAAATGCTGTGGTCACTGTCCCTGCCTACTTCAATGATGCCCAGCGTCAGGCTACCAAGGATGCTGGTACCATTGCTGGTCTGAATGTTTTGAGAATCATTAATGAGCC AACCGCTGCTGCCATCGCTTATGGCCTGGACAAGAAGGATGGCGAGAAGAACATTCTTGTGTTTGATCTCGGCGGTGGCACCTTCGACGTCTCCCTCCTGACCATTGACAATGGTGTGTTTGAGGTGGTAGCTACCAACGGTGACACTCATCTGGGAGGTGAAGATTTTGACCAACGTGTCATGGAGCACTTCATCAAGCTCTACAAGAAGAAGACTGGCAAAGATGTACGGAAAGACAACCGTGCTGTGCAGAAGCTGCGTCGTGAGGTTGAGAAGGCCAAGAGAGCGCTATCTGCCCAGCATCAGGCCCGCATTGAGATTGAGTCCTTCTTTGAGGGAGAAGACTTCTCTGAGACCCTAACCCGTGCCAAGTTTGAGGAACTGAACATG GACCTGTTCCGTTCTACCATGAAGCCTGTACAGAAGGTGCTGGAAGATGCTGACCTGAAGAAGTCTGATATTGATGAGATTGTCCTGGTTGGAGGCTCCACCCGTATACCCAAAATCCAGCAGTTGGTGAAAGAGTTCTTCAATGGCAAGGAGCCCTCTAGAGGCATTAACCCTGATGAAGCTGTGGCATATGGAGCTGCTGTTCAGGCTGGAGTGCTCTCTGGAGAGGAGGACACTG GTGATGTTGTTCTTCTGGATGTGTGCCCCCTGACCCTTGGTATTGAGACTGTTGGAGGAGTCATGACCAAACTGATCCCCAGGAACACTGTGGTGCCCACCAAGAAATCTCAGATTTTCTCCACAGCTTCTGATAACCAGCCAACTGTCACTATCAAGGTCTATGAAG GTGAGCGTCCCCTGACAAAAGACAACCACCTGTTGGGCACCTTCGACCTCACTGGCATCCCTCCTGCCCCCCGTGGTGTTCCTCAGATTGAAGTCACCTTTGAGATCGATGTGAATGGTATTCTGCGTGTCACAGCTGAGGACAAAGGCACAGGCAACAAGAACAAGATCACAATCACCAACGACCAGAACCGTTTGACACCTGAGGATATCGAACGCATGGTGAATGATGCTGAGCGCTTTGCTGATGAAGACAAGAAGCTGAAGGAGAGGATTGATGCCCGCAACGAGCTGGAGAGTTATGCTTACTCCCTGAAGAACCAGATTAGTGACAAGGAGAAGCTTGGTGGCAAGTTGTCGGATGACGATAAGGAAGCCATCGAGAAGGCAGTAGAGGAGAAGATTGAATGGATGGAGTCTCATCAAGATGCTGACCTGGAAGACTTCCAGGCTAAGAAGAAGGAGCTGGAAGAGGTGGTTCAGCCCATCATAAGCAAGCTTTATGGCAGTGCGGGTGGAGCGCCACCTGAGGGAGGTGACAGCGAACAGGATGAGAAGGATGAGTTGTAG